TCACAGCTCACGCCTCTGATCTGCTCTACCTGGGAGCGGGTAATGGGTTGCTTGTAGGCAATAATGGCCAGGGTCTCCAGGGCGGAGGCCGATAGCTTCTTCTTGGATTTGTGCTTGAGCAGAATGCTTACCGAGTCCTGGTAAGCAGGTTTGGTGAGAAACTGATACCCACCTCCAATAGCGTAGATCTGAAATGCGAAAGCATCGGTGGAGAATTGAGTGTTTAACTCCTCAATTCCCTCCAATACATCACTTACGCTTACCTCCATGACCAAGGCCTCGGAAAGGCATTTCTGCAGTTCCTCAATAGACACCGGCGAAGTGGCGCAAAAAATCAGAGCCTGAAGGTGGTTCAGTAATAGGTTCAAATGGGTTCTCTTTATTAGTCGTTGCGGTTCATTTTGGCCTCAATAGTGTGCTGCGTGTGCGGCACGGCCTTTAAACGCTCCTTGGGGATCAGTTTCCCGGTTTTAATGCAAACGCCGTAGCTGCCGTTCTTGATCCGGATCAAAGCGTTCTCCAACTGCTGGATAAACTTCAACTGCCGGGAGGCCAATTGGTTCAGGCTTTCTTTTTCCTGAGTATCTGCTCCGTCTTCCAATACTTTAGAAGTTGAGGCGGTATTGTCTGTACCGGCGTCATTTCTACGGCTCAACGTTTCCTTTATAAAGCCAACCTCTTTGCGGGCGTTATTTAATTTCTCAATGATGATTTCCTGAAATTCGTTCAATTCCTCTTGGGAATACCGCTGTTTTTCTTCACTCATGGCTTTTTGGGTTCGTAACGGTTAAGCTATAGTTTGTTAGTATATAAGAACACTGAGCCGGCTCTATTTGGTTTCCTGAAGGCAAGATTCCAAACATTGTCTGCCTGTTTCAGGAAGACACCGGCTCCTTTTTTTTGCGCAAAAATACAGTTATTATTTCTTAAAACTATGCAGAGTATCAAAATGGTAGCCGAATTTTACTATTCCCTCCTGTAACAGGCTTCTTCCTTCCTCTTTTATGGCAGCAATAAAAATGCTCAGCTCCTTTACAGCAGCCGCTTCTCCACTTGGTCTCTCACCGTCCTCTCCCTTTATCGTGAGCTCTTCCTGAAGGCATTCCCCGGTTGTCCCTACCCAATATTTTTAGTCTAAGAGCGGTGGCTTTGACGGAATGGCAGAGCGGTTGTCTACAAAATCAGGTCCTTCCTCACTTAACATATTTAAATTCTATATATTTAAACAGCTCTTTCCCATGGGTGAGGCAGCGGGCTCTTTCTATCTGGAAACCTATTTTCTTTCAGAAGACAGTCACGCTAGTGGTGTATAGTGAAATCGCTCTCATCTACCGCAGTTGGGGCGGAGCGGTTTTTATAAAGTGCTACTTATTAACATGATTTGATATGAGAAAACTTTACTTCATAGCCGTGGTAGGCTGCTTTTTCCTGCTCCAACACACGGCCCAGTCGCAGAATCTGGTAAAGGCTAACTTGCTGGCCCCGCTTCTGCAGACAGGCTCTTTCTATTATGAGCGGGTCATTGATGATACTAAGAGCACCCAGCTGGGCGTGTTCTTCACCAAGTTTGAAGAGCTCTCAGGGTTTGGGGTGACCCCCGAGTTCAGGTTCTACCTTTCTGAAACCCCGGCGCCAGACGGGTTCTACGTGGCGCCCTTTCTGGGTTTTATGCGCTTTACCGTAGAAGACAATGAGTTTGAAAGTTACAAGGGCACCTCTACCAACTTTGGCGGCGGACTGGTAGCCGGTAGGCAATGGATCTTTAAAGACCGGGTTTCCTTTGATATTTTCCTGGGCCCTGAGTACACCGCCAGTAGTGTAAGCGTGGAGTCTGGGAACAAAGGTGACATAGAAGACGCCGCCTTTAGCGGTTGGATTGGCCGGGGCGGTATTAGCCTGGGTCTTAAGTTTTAGATAACTTGACCTTCAACAAGAAATGCCAGCCGCTTTAGAAGCGGCTGGCATTTCTTGTTTTATCTGTTTTTAAATATTGCTTAGTCCAGCCACTTGAGCATCTGGATGGCGGTAGCGGCTGCTTCCACGCCTTTGTTGCCGTGCTTGCCGCCGGCGCGGTCCCAGGCCTGCTGCTCGTCATTGGTGGTCACCAAGCCAAAGATTACCGGCTTGTTGAACTTCAGGCCTACCTGGGTGAGCCCGTGGGCCACTGCGTGGCAGATGTAGTCATCATGCTTGGTTTCGCCTTTGATCACTACACCCAGGGCGATGACGGCGTCAATCTCATTGCTCTGGGCCAGAAACTGCGACCCTAAGGTCAGCTCAAAGCTACCGGGCACGGTGTTGCGGTAAATGTTGTCTGGTTTGGCGCCGTGCTGTAGGAGCGTCTCATAAGCGCCCTTGCACAGGGCATCTGTGATTTCCTTGTTCCATTCTGCTACTACCAGACCAAATCTCTTTCCGGAGATGTCCGGCATACTATCTGAGTTATACTCACTGAGGTTCTTCAGGGCACTTGCCATTGAATTTCAACGTTTAAAAAAGAGGAATTGCTTTAGACCGGGCTGTTTTAGGCCTGTTTTGCCAAAAACGGCCCGGAAACGGTTCTACGCAAAATTGCATAAAAAAACGGAGCGGCTGCCATAAATTACTACAGCAGCCGCTCCGCGGGATTCTCTTTTCAGAAATTATTTCTTGGCCAGGCCTTCAGCGCGGGCTTTGTATTTCTTGGCGTCGTTTACCTCTGGGCTTACCGGATAGTCATTGATCACTTTCTCGTACACCTCCACGGCTTCTGCGTATTGGTTAGCCGACTCATAGGCCACAGCGGCTTTCATAAGGTACTGCGGCGAGAAGAAGTCATTGGCTTTGTGGTCGGCGGCTTTCTTGTAAAGGGCAGCCGCTTCCTCTTTCTTGCCCAGCTCCAGGTTGGCATCGCCTTGCAGGCTGTAGGCACGGGCCTGAAGCAACAAGTCATCAGACTTGAATTCCTCCAGGTAATCCAGGGCTTCCTGGTATTTGCCTTGCTTTAAAGATACCACGCCGGCGTAGAAGTTGGCTAGTTTACCAGCTTTGGTGCTGCCGTACTCATCTGCTACGGTTTTAAAGCCAGCGTTCTGGCCGTCACCGTTCATAGCTTTGTTCAGAGAATCAGCTTCTAGGTAATACTCGGCCTGGAACATGGCCGCCAGGGCCTCCTGATTTTTAGTCTGTTGGTTCTGGTAGTACAGGAACCCGCCCACCACAGCAGCCGCAATGGCCACAAACAGACCTATCAAAAGGTTTTTGTGACGTACCACAAATTCCTCTGACTGCACAAGGCGTTCGGCCAGCGCATCTGGATTCTCCACTAGCTCGAATTCGCTCTCGTGCTTCATTGTATTATTTGACATCAGTAAATATAAAAATATGATTAGCTGCTGGTTATGAGAAAAAGCCCTGCCCGCTGAACCCCATTTCAAGAGAGAGGGTTCCCGCGAGCGGGATTTTTAGTCCATCACGTAAGGATAGTTTTTCTCTACGTAAATGTCTGTGTATAATTCTTCTGGCGCCGGGTACGGAGACTTCTCTGCAAACTCTACAGATTCCTGCACCTGGGCTTTTATTTTGTTGTCTATGGCTTCCAGCTCCTGCTCGGTGGCATACTGGTTCTCCAGAATGGTGAACCGCACGCTCTCAATAGGATCCTGGTTGCGGTAGCTCTCCAACTCTTCTTTGGTACGGTACTTAGCCGGGTCAGACATGGAGTGGCCTTTGTAGCGGTACGTCCGGAACTCCAGGAAGGTAGGGCCTTCACCGGCGCGGGCACGCTCAGCGGCGCGGGCTACGGCATCATGCACGTCTTCACAGCGCATGGCGTTCACGGCCTCAGACGGCATGTCATAGGCCAGACCCAGTTTGTAGAGCTCGGTTACGTTAGAGGTACGCTGCACTGAGGTACCCATGGCATAACCGTTGTTCTCTACCACAAAGATGGCAGGCAGTTTCCAGAGCATGGCCATGTTAAAGGCCTCATGCAAAGCACCCTGGCGTACGGCGCCGTCACCCATGTAAGTGATGGACACGTTGCCGGTCTTGTTGTATTTCTCTGCGAAGGCTAAACCTGCACCCATAGGAACCTGCGCCCCTACAATACCGTGGCCGCCCACAAAATTCACCTCTTTGTCAAAAATGTGCATGGAACCGCCTTTGCCTTTAGAGCAACCGGTGGCTTTGGCGTACAGCTCGGCCATGACGGCGTTCGGCGAGGTGCCCAGCCCTAGCGGGTGCGCGTGGTCACGGTAGGCCGTGATCCATTTATCGTCTTTGGTAAGGGCGGTAATGGCACCGGCGGCACAGGCTTCCTGGCCAATGTAGAGGTGGCAAAAGCCTTTTATCTTCTGCTGGCCGTATAACTGACCGGCTTTCTCCTCAAATTTGCGCATGAGCTGCATCATCTCATACCAGCGCAGGTAAGTCTCTTTTGAAAATGCTGGGGCAGCGTTTACCTTTGCCTTTTTCGCATCTTTTGTCTTCGCTGCTTTCGTCTCCGCCATACTATTGGTTTGTTCGTAAGGGTTATTCAAGGAATATGGGAGCTTGCCTACACGCTAAATCTAGGTAGATTTAATGCCCGGTTGGCTCCGTAAGGTATTCTAACATGCGAAATTAAGTAAAAATCTTCAAACAAGTTCATGCTCCTCGAAAATCTACACCTTCTCCACTTCAAGAATTACGAGGAAGCCACCTTGCCTTTTTCAACGCACATCAATTGCTTTATAGGCGACAACGGCAGCGGCAAAACCAACCTGCTGGACGCCATCCATTACCTTTCGCTCACCAAAAGCGCGTTTACGGCCTCAGACCTGCAGAACATAAAGGAGGGCGAGGACTATTTTATAGTGCGGGGCCGGTTCAAAACCCAGGAGAAAGTGAGCGCGGTGCAGTGCTACCTCAAGGCGGGCCAAAAGAAGATCATCACGCTTAATAAGACGCCCTATGAGCGTGTGAGCGAGCACGTGGGCCAGTTCCCAGTGGTCTTGATTTCGCCCTATGACACCGACCTGATCAGGGAAGGCAGCGAGGAGCGCCGCAAGTTCTTTGACGCCCTCATGGCCCAGTTGGACCATTCTTACCTGGACCTGCTCATTCAGTACACCTACATTCTAAAGCAACGCAACTCCCTGCTCAAGCACTTCGCTGAGAAAAACTACATGGACCGCGAGTACCTGCAGGTGCTGGATGAGCAGCTCATGCCGCTGGGCACGGAGTTGAGCATCAGGCGGGCTGCGTTCCTGGAGACCTTTGAGCTGGTTTTCCAGCGCCACTACCACCACCTGTCTGATTCCTCTGAGGTAGTCACCCTGGATTACCAGAGCCAGTTGGTGCGGCAGAACTACGCTTACCTGCTGGACCAGAGCCAGCGCAAGGACCTGCTGCTGCAGCGCACTACCGTGGGCCCGCACAAAGACGACTTTGTGTTCTTGATGGATAACCGGAGTGTGAAGAACTTCGGGTCACAGGGGCAGCAGAAAAGCTATGTGATTGCGCTCAAGCTGGCCCAGTTTGAGGTGCTTTCCCTTCAAAAGGGCCAGAAACCGCTACTGCTCTTAGATGACATCTTTGACCGGCTGGACCAGAAACGGATCACCAAACTCATGCAACTGGTCGCGGATAACACCTTCGGGCAGATTTTTTTGACAGATACCCACTTGGAACGTACCGACAAGATCCTGCGCCCGCTCTCAGACAACATCCGGAGGTTCAGGATAGCTGAGGGCACGGCGGAGACGATTGATGATGAGGGGTAGTTGTTGGTTGGCATTCATTTGAAAGTATGAAATCAGTAGTTCTTATTGTTTCAATCTTCATCTTTTCCTCTTGTGAGTACAGAGAAGTAAAATACTCTGGTTTAAATGACTTAGTGGCAGGAGTTCAACAGGTCGTACTTTATGATAATGGTGAATTTTACTTAGTGCTTAGTCTTGGGGGAACAGAAGGAACCTATGAAATCAAAAATGACACTGTGCATCTTGTCTACACTGATAAACCTGAAAATTGGCCAGACAAACTATTAATAACTGACAACTACTTTATCACCATAAATAGCAACAGCTCAATAAAACCAATAAGAATCAGAAGGTAATTCGCCCTTGTTGGTGTTCTCACCAACAAGCACCTTAGCTATCCATTAAGTAAAACCCGTTTCAAGCCTGTTTTCCCAAAACCAGCCCCAAAACAGAAAGTGCATAACCCCGTTTATAAATGGGGATAACCTGGTGGGTAAATTCATTTGCCGCAAGACCGTTTGGCAGCCCGCAAATCACCTAACTTTGACCCATTCACAAGCCCATTAGACCCCACCTACCATGCGTCCGCTTAACCCCAGAAGTCCGTTTATGCGCAAAGCCGATACTATCTCCATCAAAGACAGTATTGATGCCATGCTGAAGGCGTATAAACTCAACGGAAAGCTGAGTGAGATGCAGTTGGTGAGTTCCTGGGAGAAGATCATGGGCAAGGCCATATCTATGAAAACTCAGGAGGTGTTTGTGCGCAACCGCAAGTTGTACGTGCGCCTAACCTCGGCCCCGCTCAAGCACGAGCTCAACATGGCCAAAGGAAAAGTCATGGCCCTGATTAACGCCGAAGTAGGCGAGCAAGTCATTGACGACGTGATCTTTCTGTAAATCTCCCCAAAATTCTGATACCGGTAAGGATTAGTTCGTTTTAGGCCGCTTTGCGTAAAAAAGGCTTAGAACCGGCCATAAATCCTTATGTCTACAGATCTCTCGCCATCTGAAGTTTGCCAGATCACGGGTAAGCGACTTCCGCTAAGCCAGCTCATGCCGGCCAACGCGGTTCGGGAGCCTTTGGTCAAGCTCATCTTGCGCGATCACCCCACCTGGAACCCCAACGGGTATATCTCTATGCAGGAACTCAACAAGTACCGCACTGCCTTTGTGGAAGATGTGCTGGAGGAGGAGTTCGGGAAACTGACCCAGTTGGAGAAAGAGGTGGTGACCAGCATCAGCCAGAATGAGCTGCTCTCCAAAAACCTGGAGACCGAGTACACCGGCCAGCTTTCTTTGGGCGAGCGCCTCGCTGATAAGATTGCCTCGTTTGGCGGGAGCTGGCGCTTCATCCTTCTTTTCCTGGGCTTTCTGGCCCTCTGGATGACGGTGAACGTGATCGCTTTCTTCGGGCGACCCTTTGACCCCTTCCCCTTTATTCTGCTCAACCTTATTTTGTCTTCCATTGCCGCCCTGCAGGCTCCGGTGATCATGATGAGCCAGAACCGCCAGGAAGAAAAAGACCGCCTGCGGGCCGAGCATGACTACCAGATCAACCTCAAAGCCGAACTGGAGATACGCCAGCTGCACGAGAAAATTGACCACCTGCTCATGCAACAGGGCCACCGCCTGTTTCAGATCCAGCAGATACAGATGGAGCTGCTCAATGAGATAAACGAGCGGCTGCAGAAAGAATAAGACCGGCGCCGCCGCCTGGCCCAAGGGCCGATGGTTGGGGAAGTTTCTGTTTTTGGCTTACTTTTAGCAAAACAGCGTCAAAACGCCATGCACCAACCCATCCCAGAACCAGAGCTTTTCCGGCCCGTCTCCCATTCCCGCACCACCCTCACCGAGCTGATGATCCCCAGCTACGCCAACTTCGGCGGTAAAATACACGGGGGCATTCTGCTCTCCCTCATGGACAAAGTAGCCTATGCCTGCGCCGCCAAGCACGCCGGCAATTACTGCGTGACGGTAACGGTAGACGGGGTGAATTTTCTGCAGCCCGTAGAGGTAGGCGAACTGGTCAGCCTCATGGCCTCCATCAATTATGTGGGGAACACCTCGCTGCTGGTAGGCATTAAGGTCATTGCCGAGAACGTGAAGTCAGGCACGGTTAAGCACACCAATACCTCTTACTTTACCATGGTGGCCAAGGGCGAAGACGACAAACCCACCAAAGTACCCGGCCTGCTCCTGGAAACCCCCGAAGACGCCCGCCGCTTTATTGAAGCCCTGCAGCGCAAAGAAATAAAAGCCCGCTCTGAGCAGGAGTTCAAAGAGATCAAGACCCACCTGGAGCTACGCCAGAACATTGCGGCTCTGGTAGGTCAGCGGTGCCAACTGGCCTTTGCACTATAAACCGTTTCGGGCCTGTTTTTTGAAAACAGGCCCGAAACGGAATTTGTCTAACAATAATCTTTAAGTGGATAATTCTAGGTGGCTGCCCATTTTTCCACAGCTTTACCCGTGGAAAACTAAACCGTAAAGTAACTTTCCAGCTGCTGAAGCGTGGTTTCGTCTGTTTTCATGTCTTCCACTATCTTCCCTTTCTCTAATAGCACAATGCGATCGCAGACTTCAATTACGTGGCTAAGGTCATGACTGGAAATAAACAGGGTCATGCCCTGGCGTTTTAGGTCTTTGAGCAGGTTCTTGAGGCGTATCTGCGAACTGGGGTCCAGGTTAGCGAAGGGTTCATCCAGGATGAGCAGCTCAGGGTCAGACATGACGGCGGCGGCCACCCCTACCTTTTTCTGGTTTCCCTTAGAGAAGTCTCTGATATACTTGCGCTGCCCCAGAATCTCGCCGTTGAAGAAATCGCTGAAGCGGTCCAGAAAGGCCTGGATATCGCCGGGCGTGAGGCCGTTCAGTTTGCCAATGAAGTTGAAGTA
This Rufibacter radiotolerans DNA region includes the following protein-coding sequences:
- a CDS encoding tetratricopeptide repeat protein, with protein sequence MSNNTMKHESEFELVENPDALAERLVQSEEFVVRHKNLLIGLFVAIAAAVVGGFLYYQNQQTKNQEALAAMFQAEYYLEADSLNKAMNGDGQNAGFKTVADEYGSTKAGKLANFYAGVVSLKQGKYQEALDYLEEFKSDDLLLQARAYSLQGDANLELGKKEEAAALYKKAADHKANDFFSPQYLMKAAVAYESANQYAEAVEVYEKVINDYPVSPEVNDAKKYKARAEGLAKK
- a CDS encoding DUF1003 domain-containing protein, with amino-acid sequence MSTDLSPSEVCQITGKRLPLSQLMPANAVREPLVKLILRDHPTWNPNGYISMQELNKYRTAFVEDVLEEEFGKLTQLEKEVVTSISQNELLSKNLETEYTGQLSLGERLADKIASFGGSWRFILLFLGFLALWMTVNVIAFFGRPFDPFPFILLNLILSSIAALQAPVIMMSQNRQEEKDRLRAEHDYQINLKAELEIRQLHEKIDHLLMQQGHRLFQIQQIQMELLNEINERLQKE
- the scpB gene encoding SMC-Scp complex subunit ScpB produces the protein MNLLLNHLQALIFCATSPVSIEELQKCLSEALVMEVSVSDVLEGIEELNTQFSTDAFAFQIYAIGGGYQFLTKPAYQDSVSILLKHKSKKKLSASALETLAIIAYKQPITRSQVEQIRGVSCDYAIQRLLDKGLLEIKGKANTIGRPVLFGTSQKFMEYFGLNHLKDLPQLRDLAPEENTIGEAAAL
- the recF gene encoding DNA replication/repair protein RecF (All proteins in this family for which functions are known are DNA-binding proteins that assist the filamentation of RecA onto DNA for the initiation of recombination or recombinational repair.); protein product: MLLENLHLLHFKNYEEATLPFSTHINCFIGDNGSGKTNLLDAIHYLSLTKSAFTASDLQNIKEGEDYFIVRGRFKTQEKVSAVQCYLKAGQKKIITLNKTPYERVSEHVGQFPVVLISPYDTDLIREGSEERRKFFDALMAQLDHSYLDLLIQYTYILKQRNSLLKHFAEKNYMDREYLQVLDEQLMPLGTELSIRRAAFLETFELVFQRHYHHLSDSSEVVTLDYQSQLVRQNYAYLLDQSQRKDLLLQRTTVGPHKDDFVFLMDNRSVKNFGSQGQQKSYVIALKLAQFEVLSLQKGQKPLLLLDDIFDRLDQKRITKLMQLVADNTFGQIFLTDTHLERTDKILRPLSDNIRRFRIAEGTAETIDDEG
- a CDS encoding ABC transporter ATP-binding protein, producing MIEVRDLQKNYNGVTVVNIPALVVQPGETVGLVGNNGAGKTTFFRMILDLIRPTKGEVFSKGENVRATEDWKQYTGSHLDEGFLIDYLTPEEYFNFIGKLNGLTPGDIQAFLDRFSDFFNGEILGQRKYIRDFSKGNQKKVGVAAAVMSDPELLILDEPFANLDPSSQIRLKNLLKDLKRQGMTLFISSHDLSHVIEVCDRIVLLEKGKIVEDMKTDETTLQQLESYFTV
- a CDS encoding DUF721 domain-containing protein: MRPLNPRSPFMRKADTISIKDSIDAMLKAYKLNGKLSEMQLVSSWEKIMGKAISMKTQEVFVRNRKLYVRLTSAPLKHELNMAKGKVMALINAEVGEQVIDDVIFL
- a CDS encoding DUF3575 domain-containing protein, yielding MRKLYFIAVVGCFFLLQHTAQSQNLVKANLLAPLLQTGSFYYERVIDDTKSTQLGVFFTKFEELSGFGVTPEFRFYLSETPAPDGFYVAPFLGFMRFTVEDNEFESYKGTSTNFGGGLVAGRQWIFKDRVSFDIFLGPEYTASSVSVESGNKGDIEDAAFSGWIGRGGISLGLKF
- the pdhA gene encoding pyruvate dehydrogenase (acetyl-transferring) E1 component subunit alpha; this translates as MAETKAAKTKDAKKAKVNAAPAFSKETYLRWYEMMQLMRKFEEKAGQLYGQQKIKGFCHLYIGQEACAAGAITALTKDDKWITAYRDHAHPLGLGTSPNAVMAELYAKATGCSKGKGGSMHIFDKEVNFVGGHGIVGAQVPMGAGLAFAEKYNKTGNVSITYMGDGAVRQGALHEAFNMAMLWKLPAIFVVENNGYAMGTSVQRTSNVTELYKLGLAYDMPSEAVNAMRCEDVHDAVARAAERARAGEGPTFLEFRTYRYKGHSMSDPAKYRTKEELESYRNQDPIESVRFTILENQYATEQELEAIDNKIKAQVQESVEFAEKSPYPAPEELYTDIYVEKNYPYVMD
- a CDS encoding TraR/DksA family transcriptional regulator — protein: MSEEKQRYSQEELNEFQEIIIEKLNNARKEVGFIKETLSRRNDAGTDNTASTSKVLEDGADTQEKESLNQLASRQLKFIQQLENALIRIKNGSYGVCIKTGKLIPKERLKAVPHTQHTIEAKMNRND
- the ribH gene encoding 6,7-dimethyl-8-ribityllumazine synthase — its product is MASALKNLSEYNSDSMPDISGKRFGLVVAEWNKEITDALCKGAYETLLQHGAKPDNIYRNTVPGSFELTLGSQFLAQSNEIDAVIALGVVIKGETKHDDYICHAVAHGLTQVGLKFNKPVIFGLVTTNDEQQAWDRAGGKHGNKGVEAAATAIQMLKWLD
- a CDS encoding acyl-CoA thioesterase: MHQPIPEPELFRPVSHSRTTLTELMIPSYANFGGKIHGGILLSLMDKVAYACAAKHAGNYCVTVTVDGVNFLQPVEVGELVSLMASINYVGNTSLLVGIKVIAENVKSGTVKHTNTSYFTMVAKGEDDKPTKVPGLLLETPEDARRFIEALQRKEIKARSEQEFKEIKTHLELRQNIAALVGQRCQLAFAL